One genomic segment of Musa acuminata AAA Group cultivar baxijiao chromosome BXJ3-3, Cavendish_Baxijiao_AAA, whole genome shotgun sequence includes these proteins:
- the LOC135634298 gene encoding F-box protein SKIP23-like: MSPPPPLLRKEAAPDWAALPPELLALVAERLRHSVDYVRFRSVCSRWRAAARRIPFPPLLALPFDPDAAALPFFDPSEIASSAAVHSLPLPEARHQALLGSSRGWLFLIDEAGSVSLLNPFTRARFCLPPVTESLARASSLSVSKVRDRWVLDHRNGKHPVTLYHMRSTFISEATLSSSPSEGDECAVIIVAVLASSTKLAFCRIGDREWTLFNTALHNFVSSVAYCDGRFYAVDAFGEVCVCDVGISTRATYISSLMVPPERDSFRIMGLKKELLLVAHYMDGDFPHFKHHYEIYRTDIKRRMKWYRVDTIGGRTVFLSVHFNSNAIGGAFYGCKSNAMYFSEPIRGGREPSRSQIHKMAVMDVTNGCLEVISCNCNVQFSREVFWFTPCLY, from the coding sequence atgtcgcctcctcctccccttctccgcAAAGAAGCGGCTCCCGATTGGGCCGCGCTACCTCCCGAGCTCCTTGCCCTCGTCGCCGAACGCCTCCGTCACAGCGTCGACTATGTTCGATTCCGTTCCGTCTGTTCCCGCTGGCGCGCCGCCGCTCGACGCATCCCCTTTCCGCCTCTCCTCGCCTTACCCTTCGACCCTGACGCCGCTGCCCTCCCCTTCTTCGATCCCTCCGAGATCGCCTCATCCGCCGCGGTCCACTCGCTCCCCCTCCCCGAGGCCCGCCATCAGGCCCTCCTCGGCTCCTCCCGCGGCTGGCTTTTCTTGATCGACGAGGCTGGCTCCGTCTCCCTCCTAAATCCCTTCACCCGCGCCAGGTTCTGCCTCCCGCCGGTCACCGAGAGTCTCGCCCGCGCCTCCAGCTTGAGCGTCTCCAAAGTCCGCGACCGCTGGGTGCTCGACCACAGAAACGGCAAGCACCCCGTCACGCTGTACCACATGCGGAGCACTTTCATTTCGGAGGCGACCCTCTCCTCCTCTCCGAGCGAGGGAGACGAATGCGCCGTCATCATCGTGGCTGTTCTCGCTTCGTCCACTAAACTTGCTTTCTGCCGCATCGGAGACCGTGAGTGGACTCTCTTCAATACCGCCCTGCATAACTTTGTCAGCTCCGTTGCATACTGTGACGGTCGGTTCTATGCCGTGGACGCATTTGGAGAAGTTTGCGTCTGCGATGTCGGTATTTCCACACGCGCAACTTATATTTCGTCGCTGATGGTGCCTCCTGAGCGTGACAGCTTCAGAATTAtggggttgaagaaggaactgctgCTGGTTGCTCATTACATGGACGGGGATTTCCCACATTTCAAGCATCATTACGAGATTTATAGGACTGATATTAAACGAAGGATGAAGTGGTACCGTGTGGATACCATCGGTGGTAGGACAGTGTTCTTGTCCGTCCATTTCAACTCAAATGCCATTGGAGGTGCATTCTATGGATGCAAAAGCAACGCCATGTATTTCTCCGAGCCTATTCGTGGTGGCCGTGAACCTTCCAGGTCTCAGATTCACAAGATGGCAGTAATGGATGTAACGAATGGGTGTTTGGAGGTGATATCATGTAATTGTAACGTGCAATTCTCAAGAGAGGTTTTCTGGTTTACTCCTTGTCTCTACTGA
- the LOC103978296 gene encoding uncharacterized protein At5g43822 translates to METMVRKLQQKYKKAREDMEKWDELQSRLLSLFKSATSIINRLQVLAEAKNYGVLRSISGIREALLGKQMETLEMIFRSMRETMKEFRGIVLSLEKIARDAWQLVKGGSAQTSKQMKVQIGLWPNITYCLGGLRSIYEMHQSEYILKLSVVSSLTWKCSPTDAAAFGQLLVDQPNIPKDEVQAIYDIIFAEEIC, encoded by the exons ATGGAGACAATGGTGAGGAAGCTTCAACAGAAGTACAAAAAGGCAAGGGAGGATATGGAAAAGTGGGATGAGCTCCAATCCCGATTGCTCTCACTCTTCAAGAGTGCCACATCCATCATCAATAGACTGCAG GTGCTTGCAGAGGCTAAAAATTATGGTGTGTTGAGGAGCATATCTGGCATTAGAGAAGCACTTTTGGGGAAGCAAATGGAAACCCTGGAAATGATCTTTCGTTCCATGAGAGAGACAAT GAAAGAGTTTCGTGGCATTGTCTTGTCTCTTGAGAAGATTGCAAGGGATGCATGGCAACTGGTGAAAGGAGGATCAGCCCAAACTTCTAAGCAGATGAAAGTGCAGATTGGACTCTGGCCAAATATTACATATTGCTTAGGTGGGCTTAGGTCAATTTATGAGATGCACCAATCTGA GTATATTCTTAAATTATCAGTGGTATCCTCCTTGACATGGAAGTGTAG TCCCACTGATGCTGCTGCATTTGGTCAGCTTTTGGTGGATCAGCCCAATATCCCAAAAGATGAAG TGCAAGCTATCTATGACATAATATTTGCAGAGGAGATCTGCTGA
- the LOC135633901 gene encoding uncharacterized protein LOC135633901, whose amino-acid sequence MESFDVNTHLPPRKRLLAELKRENSDFDFLPPVPFVSGDLGARLRDVVNSPSSTSEEIIEVSKSVALAAADAAAAARNIAIEKEAAAAKAKAAAKSALLFLDSITTSRRSRKGCLTKTKGRKKQIPTELLDKTGHPSGSQETDEELARKLHRAMNSSPRISNNKQKNIHNFGKEVLYDGGAVCNLKSPTLQEENTTMGNKCFKDASGEKIVVCSEADISEREDEVSNCCMEKQQKVSKFRVTAGGRKMKIKQKKLLLNQYDVRDQAELNKLPSYANCHSFMRKSKLDSPESYMSSDDAKPSNYGAVSMKITSAWKPKKINVSQSSSDSKILQALC is encoded by the coding sequence ATGGAATCGTTCGATGTTAACACGCATCTGCCTCCTCGGAAACGCCTGCTTGCGGAACTGAAGAGGGAGAATTCCGATTTTGATTTCTTGCCCCCGGTGCCTTTCGTTTCTGGTGATCTTGGTGCCCGGCTTCGTGATGTTGTTAATTCTCCTAGTTCGACTTCAGAAGAGATTATTGAGGTTTCAAAGTCTGTAGCTTTGGCTGCCGCTGATGCTGCAGCGGCAGCAAGAAACATTGCAATCGAGAAAGAAGCTGCAGCTGCAAAGGCCAAAGCTGCTGCCAAGAGTGCTCTACTGTTTCTGGACTCCATCACGACGAGTAGAAGATCCAGAAAGGGATGCTTGACCAAAACCAAAGGGAGAAAGAAACAAATTCCCACAGAGCTTTTGGATAAGACTGGCCATCCTTCAGGGTCCCAGGAAACGGATGAGGAACTAGCCAGGAAATTGCATCGTGCGATGAATAGCTCACCTAGAATCtcaaataataagcaaaagaacATTCACAATTTTGGGAAAGAAGTTCTTTATGATGGTGGTGCTGTCTGTAACTTAAAATCACCTACTTTGCAAGAGGAGAACACTACGATGGGTAATAAATGTTTTAAAGATGCATCAGGAGAGAAGATTGTAGTTTGTTCTGAAGCTGACATCTCTGAAAGAGAGGATGAGGTATCCAATTGCTGCATGGAGAAGCAACAAAAGGTGTCTAAGTTTAGAGTGACCGcaggtggtagaaaaatgaaaattaaacaaaAGAAGTTGCTTTTGAATCAATATGATGTTAGAGACCAAGCAGAGCTAAACAAATTGCCATCCTATGCAAATTGTCATTCTTTCATGAGAAAATCAAAGTTGGACTCTCCAGAAAGTTATATGTCTTCAGATGATGCGAAGCCTTCTAATTATGGTGCCGTGTCAATGAAGATCACATCAGCATGGAAACCCAAGAAGATTAATGTGTCACAGTCTTCTTCTGATAGCAAGATTTTGCAAGCCTTGTGTTAA